Proteins from a single region of Takifugu rubripes chromosome 4, fTakRub1.2, whole genome shotgun sequence:
- the lnpk gene encoding endoplasmic reticulum junction formation protein lunapark-B isoform X3, with the protein MGAIISRWKTKLTTVEQLENIDKEIKQLEEFRAKNQRLQKLWVGRLLLYSSALYLLISLFVYLLYLPEQWLLRLAMALPFFIYPVLVWFIRRFLIFLFSKRSERNNDKLEDLKATKKKILEEVMETETYKNAKAILERFDPDAKKKPELEATPVRPQMTPGAGQELRQRGVALRHMPMGTPVAVTPGARPPLGPGGTPVERVPLSAPGGPPERSGLAASVQMTPRSLGSPVPGVGMHPPGPPLARPVLPKDRGAVDRVIEYLVGDGPQNRYALICQQCFSHNGMALKEEFEYLAFRCAYCYFLNPARKMRPQAPRLPEFNFEKRLRAESSTPGPAPHSATDTEESAPPSRDEKDLAEDEVEGEEQQLQQQEEEEEEEKEKEGEGGSLEEEEEGAEQCLAASGEEEPQQS; encoded by the exons ATGGGGGCCATAATATCACGATGGAAG ACCAAACTAACCACAGTTGAGCAGCTGGAGAACATTGATAAG GAAATCAAACAACTGGAAGAGTTTAGAGCCAAAAACCAACGTCTGCAAAAG ctgtgggTCGGCCGATTGCTGCTCTACTCTTCAGCCCTTTACCTGCTGATATCGCTGTTTGTTTACTTGCTGTATCTGCCTGAACAATGGCTGCTGAGACTGGCCATGGCTCTGCCTTTCTTCATATACCCTGTGCT CGTGTGGTTCATCAGGCGCTTTTTGATCTTCCTTTTCTCTAAACGCTCTGAGAGAAACA ATGATAAACTCGAAGACTTGAAAGCTACCAAAAAGAAGATC ctggaggaggtgatggagacagaaacatacaaaaatGCCAAAGCCATCCTGGAAAGATTTGATCCTGACGCAAAGAAAAAACCT gagcttgaAGCGACACCAGTGCGTCCTCAGATGACTCCAGGAGCAGGACAAG AGCTCCGACAGCGAGGGGTGGCTCTGAGACACATGCCGATGGGAACCCCAGTTGCAGTGACTCCTGGAGCTAGACCCCCACTGGGACCAGGAGGCACACCTGTGG AACGTGttcccctctcagctccaggAGGACCCCCGGAGAGATCCGGACTCGCTGCCTCTGTCCAGATGACGCCCAGGTCCCTGGGCTCACCAGTGCCAGGTGTAG GCATGCACCCACCGGGTCCCCCATTAGCAAGACCCGTTCTGCCCAAAGACAGGGGGGCAGTGGACAGAGTCATCGAGTACCTCGTAGGAGATGGACCACAGAACAG ATACGCTCTCATCTGCCAGCAGTGTTTCTCACATAACGGCATGGCTCTGAAAGAGGAGTTTGAATATCTTG CCTTTCGTTGTGCGTATTGCTACTTCCTCAATCCGGCCAGGAAGATGCGCCCTCAGGCTCCCAGACTTCCCGAGTTCAACTTTGAGAAGAGGCTGCGAGCGGAATCGAGCACTCCCGGACCAGCGCCTCATTCTGCCACAGACACCGAGGAGAGTGCGCCACCTTCTAGGG ATGAAAAAGATTTGGCAGAAGATGAAGTCgagggtgaggagcagcagttgcagcagcaggaggaggaggaggaggaggagaaggagaaggagggcgaAGGAGGGAGCCtcgaggaggaagaagagggagcgGAGCAGTGCCTCGCAGCCTCTGGGGAGGAAGAACCTCAGCAGTCTTAG
- the chrna1 gene encoding acetylcholine receptor subunit alpha: MNLSVVQILLAGSLSVFIAPVFCSEDETRLVKTLFTGYNKVVRPVNHFSEPVVVTVGLQLIQLISVDEVNQIVTSNVRLRQQWVDVNLNWNPDDYGGIRKIRVPSTDIWKPDLVLYNNADGDFAIIHETKVLLEHTGKIIWNPPAIFKSYCEIIVLHFPFDLQNCSMKLGTWTYDGLLVVINPDSDRPDLSNFMESGEWVLKDYRSWKHWVYYTCCPDTPYLDITYHFLMLRLPLYFIVNVIIPCMLFSFLTGLVFYLPTDSGEKMTLSISVLLSLTVFLLVIVELIPSTSSAVPLIGKYMLFTMVFVIASIIITVIVINTHHRSPSTHTMPPWIRKVFIETIPNMMFFSTMKRPSQEIRQKRLFPTDMDISDISGNPTPTSVTYQSPIVKNPDVRSAIEGVKYIAETMKSDEESNNAAEEWKFVAMVLDHILLCVFMAVCIIGTLAVFAGRLIELNML; encoded by the exons CTCCAGTATTCTGCTCAGAAGACGAGACCCGACTGGTGAAAACCCTGTTTACTGGTTACAACAAGGTGGTTCGTCCCGTAAACCACTTCAGTGAACCTGTTGTGGTGACGGTGGGACTGCAGCTCATCCAGCTCATCAGTGTG GATGAGGTCAACCAGATTGTGACCAGTAATGTTCGTCTGAGGCAG CAATGGGTTGACGTAAACCTCAACTGGAACCCAGATGATTACGGAGGCATCAGGAAGATCAGAGTCCCGTCAACTGACATCTGGAAACCAGACCTGGTGCTTTATAACAa CGCCGATGGCGACTTTGCCATCATCCACGAGACTAAAGTCCTGCTGGAGCACACTGGGAAGATTATTTGGAACCCTCCAGCCATCTTCAAGAGCTACTGTGAGATTATTGTCCTCCATTTCCCGTTTGACCTGCAAAACTGTAGCATGAAACTGGGAACGTGGACCTACGATGGACTGCTGGTTGTCATCAACCCA GACAGCGATCGGCCAGACCTGAGTAACTTCATGGAGTCGGGTGAGTGGGTGTTAAAGGACTACAGGAGCTGGAAACACTGGGTTTACTACACCTGCTGCCCTGACACGCCTTACCTGGACATCACCTACCACTTCCTGATGCTGCGGCTGCCTCTCTACTTCATCGTCAACGTCATCATTCCCTGCATGCTGTTCTCTTTTCTTACTGGGCTGGTCTTCTATCTGCCCACAGACTCCG GTGAGAAGATGAccctgtccatctctgtcctgctgtctctgACTGTCTTCCTGCTGGTTATTGTGGAGCTgatcccctccacctccagcgcTGTTCCTCTGATCGGGAAATACATGCTCTTCACCATGGTTTTCGTCATcgcctccatcatcatcaccgtcatcgtCATCAACACGCACCACCGCTCGCCCAGCACACACACCATGCCTCCCTGGATCCGCAAG GTCTTCATCGAAACCATTCCCAACATGATGTTCTTCTCCACCATGAAGCGCCCCAGTCAGGAGATCCGCCAGAAGAGGCTGTTTCCGACAGACATGGACATCTCAGACATCTCAG GTAATCCCACCCCCACCAGTGTCACCTACCAGTCTCCCATTGTCAAGAACCCTGATGTCCGCAGCGCCATCGAGGGGGTGAAGTACATCGCCGAGACCATGAAATCCGATGAGGAATCTAATAAT GCGGCAGAGGAGTGGAAATTTGTCGCCATGGTTTTGGATCACATCCTGCTCTGCGTGTTCATGGCCGTGTGCATCATCGGGACGTTGGCCGTCTTTGCTGGGAGGCTCATCGAGCTCAACATGCTGTAG
- the lnpk gene encoding endoplasmic reticulum junction formation protein lunapark-B produces MGAIISRWKTKLTTVEQLENIDKEIKQLEEFRAKNQRLQKLWVGRLLLYSSALYLLISLFVYLLYLPEQWLLRLAMALPFFIYPVLVWFIRRFLIFLFSKRSERNNDKLEDLKATKKKILEEVMETETYKNAKAILERFDPDAKKKPELEATPVRPQMTPGAGQELRQRGVALRHMPMGTPVAVTPGARPPLGPGGTPVERVPLSAPGGPPERSGLAASVQMTPRSLGSPVPGVGMHPPGPPLARPVLPKDRGAVDRVIEYLVGDGPQNRYALICQQCFSHNGMALKEEFEYLAFRCAYCYFLNPARKMRPQAPRLPEFNFEKRLRAESSTPGPAPHSATDTEESAPPSRGMDKHGRA; encoded by the exons ATGGGGGCCATAATATCACGATGGAAG ACCAAACTAACCACAGTTGAGCAGCTGGAGAACATTGATAAG GAAATCAAACAACTGGAAGAGTTTAGAGCCAAAAACCAACGTCTGCAAAAG ctgtgggTCGGCCGATTGCTGCTCTACTCTTCAGCCCTTTACCTGCTGATATCGCTGTTTGTTTACTTGCTGTATCTGCCTGAACAATGGCTGCTGAGACTGGCCATGGCTCTGCCTTTCTTCATATACCCTGTGCT CGTGTGGTTCATCAGGCGCTTTTTGATCTTCCTTTTCTCTAAACGCTCTGAGAGAAACA ATGATAAACTCGAAGACTTGAAAGCTACCAAAAAGAAGATC ctggaggaggtgatggagacagaaacatacaaaaatGCCAAAGCCATCCTGGAAAGATTTGATCCTGACGCAAAGAAAAAACCT gagcttgaAGCGACACCAGTGCGTCCTCAGATGACTCCAGGAGCAGGACAAG AGCTCCGACAGCGAGGGGTGGCTCTGAGACACATGCCGATGGGAACCCCAGTTGCAGTGACTCCTGGAGCTAGACCCCCACTGGGACCAGGAGGCACACCTGTGG AACGTGttcccctctcagctccaggAGGACCCCCGGAGAGATCCGGACTCGCTGCCTCTGTCCAGATGACGCCCAGGTCCCTGGGCTCACCAGTGCCAGGTGTAG GCATGCACCCACCGGGTCCCCCATTAGCAAGACCCGTTCTGCCCAAAGACAGGGGGGCAGTGGACAGAGTCATCGAGTACCTCGTAGGAGATGGACCACAGAACAG ATACGCTCTCATCTGCCAGCAGTGTTTCTCACATAACGGCATGGCTCTGAAAGAGGAGTTTGAATATCTTG CCTTTCGTTGTGCGTATTGCTACTTCCTCAATCCGGCCAGGAAGATGCGCCCTCAGGCTCCCAGACTTCCCGAGTTCAACTTTGAGAAGAGGCTGCGAGCGGAATCGAGCACTCCCGGACCAGCGCCTCATTCTGCCACAGACACCGAGGAGAGTGCGCCACCTTCTAGGGGTATGGACAAACACGGACGTGCATGA
- the lnpk gene encoding endoplasmic reticulum junction formation protein lunapark-B isoform X1, producing the protein MGAIISRWKTKLTTVEQLENIDKEIKQLEEFRAKNQRLQKLWVGRLLLYSSALYLLISLFVYLLYLPEQWLLRLAMALPFFIYPVLVWFIRRFLIFLFSKRSERNNDKLEDLKATKKKILEEVMETETYKNAKAILERFDPDAKKKPELEATPVRPQMTPGAGQELRQRGVALRHMPMGTPVAVTPGARPPLGPGGTPVERVPLSAPGGPPERSGLAASVQMTPRSLGSPVPGVGMHPPGPPLARPVLPKDRGAVDRVIEYLVGDGPQNRYALICQQCFSHNGMALKEEFEYLAFRCAYCYFLNPARKMRPQAPRLPEFNFEKRLRAESSTPGPAPHSATDTEESAPPSRVKAPAPWNLVHSFRIQQDPQNPQNCPLQSSDEKDLAEDEVEGEEQQLQQQEEEEEEEKEKEGEGGSLEEEEEGAEQCLAASGEEEPQQS; encoded by the exons ATGGGGGCCATAATATCACGATGGAAG ACCAAACTAACCACAGTTGAGCAGCTGGAGAACATTGATAAG GAAATCAAACAACTGGAAGAGTTTAGAGCCAAAAACCAACGTCTGCAAAAG ctgtgggTCGGCCGATTGCTGCTCTACTCTTCAGCCCTTTACCTGCTGATATCGCTGTTTGTTTACTTGCTGTATCTGCCTGAACAATGGCTGCTGAGACTGGCCATGGCTCTGCCTTTCTTCATATACCCTGTGCT CGTGTGGTTCATCAGGCGCTTTTTGATCTTCCTTTTCTCTAAACGCTCTGAGAGAAACA ATGATAAACTCGAAGACTTGAAAGCTACCAAAAAGAAGATC ctggaggaggtgatggagacagaaacatacaaaaatGCCAAAGCCATCCTGGAAAGATTTGATCCTGACGCAAAGAAAAAACCT gagcttgaAGCGACACCAGTGCGTCCTCAGATGACTCCAGGAGCAGGACAAG AGCTCCGACAGCGAGGGGTGGCTCTGAGACACATGCCGATGGGAACCCCAGTTGCAGTGACTCCTGGAGCTAGACCCCCACTGGGACCAGGAGGCACACCTGTGG AACGTGttcccctctcagctccaggAGGACCCCCGGAGAGATCCGGACTCGCTGCCTCTGTCCAGATGACGCCCAGGTCCCTGGGCTCACCAGTGCCAGGTGTAG GCATGCACCCACCGGGTCCCCCATTAGCAAGACCCGTTCTGCCCAAAGACAGGGGGGCAGTGGACAGAGTCATCGAGTACCTCGTAGGAGATGGACCACAGAACAG ATACGCTCTCATCTGCCAGCAGTGTTTCTCACATAACGGCATGGCTCTGAAAGAGGAGTTTGAATATCTTG CCTTTCGTTGTGCGTATTGCTACTTCCTCAATCCGGCCAGGAAGATGCGCCCTCAGGCTCCCAGACTTCCCGAGTTCAACTTTGAGAAGAGGCTGCGAGCGGAATCGAGCACTCCCGGACCAGCGCCTCATTCTGCCACAGACACCGAGGAGAGTGCGCCACCTTCTAGGG TTAAAGCTCCCGCTCCATGGAACTTGGTCCATAGTTTCAGGATCCAGCAGGATCCACAGAACCCTCAGAACTGCCCTCTGCAGAGCTCAg ATGAAAAAGATTTGGCAGAAGATGAAGTCgagggtgaggagcagcagttgcagcagcaggaggaggaggaggaggaggagaaggagaaggagggcgaAGGAGGGAGCCtcgaggaggaagaagagggagcgGAGCAGTGCCTCGCAGCCTCTGGGGAGGAAGAACCTCAGCAGTCTTAG
- the lnpk gene encoding endoplasmic reticulum junction formation protein lunapark-B isoform X2, with amino-acid sequence MGAIISRWKTKLTTVEQLENIDKEIKQLEEFRAKNQRLQKLWVGRLLLYSSALYLLISLFVYLLYLPEQWLLRLAMALPFFIYPVLVWFIRRFLIFLFSKRSERNNDKLEDLKATKKKILEEVMETETYKNAKAILERFDPDAKKKPELEATPVRPQMTPGAGQELRQRGVALRHMPMGTPVAVTPGARPPLGPGGTPVAPGGPPERSGLAASVQMTPRSLGSPVPGVGMHPPGPPLARPVLPKDRGAVDRVIEYLVGDGPQNRYALICQQCFSHNGMALKEEFEYLAFRCAYCYFLNPARKMRPQAPRLPEFNFEKRLRAESSTPGPAPHSATDTEESAPPSRVKAPAPWNLVHSFRIQQDPQNPQNCPLQSSDEKDLAEDEVEGEEQQLQQQEEEEEEEKEKEGEGGSLEEEEEGAEQCLAASGEEEPQQS; translated from the exons ATGGGGGCCATAATATCACGATGGAAG ACCAAACTAACCACAGTTGAGCAGCTGGAGAACATTGATAAG GAAATCAAACAACTGGAAGAGTTTAGAGCCAAAAACCAACGTCTGCAAAAG ctgtgggTCGGCCGATTGCTGCTCTACTCTTCAGCCCTTTACCTGCTGATATCGCTGTTTGTTTACTTGCTGTATCTGCCTGAACAATGGCTGCTGAGACTGGCCATGGCTCTGCCTTTCTTCATATACCCTGTGCT CGTGTGGTTCATCAGGCGCTTTTTGATCTTCCTTTTCTCTAAACGCTCTGAGAGAAACA ATGATAAACTCGAAGACTTGAAAGCTACCAAAAAGAAGATC ctggaggaggtgatggagacagaaacatacaaaaatGCCAAAGCCATCCTGGAAAGATTTGATCCTGACGCAAAGAAAAAACCT gagcttgaAGCGACACCAGTGCGTCCTCAGATGACTCCAGGAGCAGGACAAG AGCTCCGACAGCGAGGGGTGGCTCTGAGACACATGCCGATGGGAACCCCAGTTGCAGTGACTCCTGGAGCTAGACCCCCACTGGGACCAGGAGGCACACCTGTGG ctccaggAGGACCCCCGGAGAGATCCGGACTCGCTGCCTCTGTCCAGATGACGCCCAGGTCCCTGGGCTCACCAGTGCCAGGTGTAG GCATGCACCCACCGGGTCCCCCATTAGCAAGACCCGTTCTGCCCAAAGACAGGGGGGCAGTGGACAGAGTCATCGAGTACCTCGTAGGAGATGGACCACAGAACAG ATACGCTCTCATCTGCCAGCAGTGTTTCTCACATAACGGCATGGCTCTGAAAGAGGAGTTTGAATATCTTG CCTTTCGTTGTGCGTATTGCTACTTCCTCAATCCGGCCAGGAAGATGCGCCCTCAGGCTCCCAGACTTCCCGAGTTCAACTTTGAGAAGAGGCTGCGAGCGGAATCGAGCACTCCCGGACCAGCGCCTCATTCTGCCACAGACACCGAGGAGAGTGCGCCACCTTCTAGGG TTAAAGCTCCCGCTCCATGGAACTTGGTCCATAGTTTCAGGATCCAGCAGGATCCACAGAACCCTCAGAACTGCCCTCTGCAGAGCTCAg ATGAAAAAGATTTGGCAGAAGATGAAGTCgagggtgaggagcagcagttgcagcagcaggaggaggaggaggaggaggagaaggagaaggagggcgaAGGAGGGAGCCtcgaggaggaagaagagggagcgGAGCAGTGCCTCGCAGCCTCTGGGGAGGAAGAACCTCAGCAGTCTTAG